The Ignavibacteriales bacterium genome has a segment encoding these proteins:
- a CDS encoding protein kinase — MENLIGKSIDNYKVVSVLGKGGMGIIYKAYDTKLDRYVAIKMLNSQVNDKERFIERFKREAKNQAKLSHPNIVTVYGFIEYSDLLGIVMEYVEGESLEKVIERQGRFNLYDVIYIIKQLLLGIGYAHSKGFVHRDIKPSNIILNKEGITKIMDFGISKSLFDNSMTKTGSKIGTVYYMSPEQIRSEEVTNRSDIYSIGCTAYEMIVGEPPFDFQSEYEVMDAHLKKNPPRITDKMAGIPESVNKILLKALEKNPLNRYNTCEEMFADVQELDNQVAKLTSYFKRNEPRSKKYKIFAVSAFVGFTIVLIGLSYFVYHQVNSLITSNELDKFRKYSIQQLFASDESKHKLSEITKVESGILRNLNSIYVVGDKFAAAVGDSGLVLSSVDGGNTWTRNNLDSTKTLSDIYIFPSGKTLIVGDSSSLYYSTHFIDSLRSIPLIKGFTLFKIKFIDDYTGFITGNKGLILKTVNGGSSWFKVNTNTDEVIFDLSFFNSRKGIAVGWNGVILNTNNGGESWTKSTEPITDNYLKSIDLIKDGYGLIVGGDGTVLRTVNFGKDWEKNKLNSAGGFQKVKFITDNNSIIIGSRGTILISKNKGESWDLVDSHFYSNMNGLAISSYGQVFIVGVNGTIMKIQ, encoded by the coding sequence ATGGAAAACCTAATAGGCAAGTCAATTGACAATTACAAAGTAGTTTCTGTGCTCGGTAAAGGTGGCATGGGAATTATTTATAAAGCGTACGATACCAAGTTAGATCGCTATGTAGCTATTAAGATGCTAAACTCACAAGTGAATGATAAAGAACGTTTCATTGAGCGTTTCAAACGAGAAGCTAAGAATCAAGCAAAATTATCGCATCCTAACATAGTTACGGTTTACGGATTTATTGAATACTCTGACCTACTTGGTATTGTTATGGAGTATGTTGAAGGAGAAAGTTTAGAAAAAGTAATTGAACGTCAGGGCAGATTTAATCTTTACGATGTAATTTATATAATAAAACAACTTCTTCTTGGAATCGGATACGCGCATTCAAAAGGTTTTGTCCATAGGGATATCAAACCATCTAATATTATCTTAAACAAAGAAGGCATTACCAAAATAATGGATTTTGGAATTTCGAAATCTTTGTTTGATAATAGTATGACGAAAACCGGATCTAAAATTGGTACTGTATATTATATGAGTCCGGAGCAAATCCGGAGTGAAGAAGTGACGAACCGCAGCGATATTTATTCAATAGGATGTACTGCGTATGAGATGATTGTAGGAGAACCTCCTTTTGATTTTCAAAGTGAGTATGAAGTTATGGATGCTCATTTGAAAAAAAACCCGCCACGTATTACAGATAAGATGGCAGGCATACCGGAAAGTGTCAATAAAATACTCTTGAAAGCATTAGAAAAAAATCCACTAAACCGGTACAATACTTGCGAAGAAATGTTTGCGGATGTTCAAGAACTTGATAATCAAGTTGCAAAATTAACGAGTTATTTTAAGCGAAATGAACCCAGATCTAAGAAGTATAAGATCTTTGCAGTTTCAGCTTTTGTAGGCTTTACTATTGTATTAATTGGATTATCTTATTTTGTATATCACCAAGTAAATAGTTTAATTACTTCAAATGAACTTGATAAGTTCAGAAAATACAGTATACAGCAATTGTTTGCCTCTGATGAATCAAAACACAAATTAAGCGAAATAACAAAAGTAGAATCCGGCATCCTCCGAAATTTAAACTCTATCTATGTTGTTGGAGATAAGTTTGCAGCTGCTGTCGGTGACTCGGGGCTAGTCCTTTCATCTGTTGATGGCGGAAACACTTGGACTAGAAATAATCTCGACAGCACAAAGACACTCAGTGATATTTACATCTTCCCAAGCGGCAAAACTTTGATTGTTGGTGATTCTTCCTCACTTTATTACAGTACCCACTTTATCGATTCACTTCGCTCGATTCCTTTAATTAAAGGTTTTACATTATTCAAAATAAAATTTATTGATGATTATACCGGGTTTATAACTGGGAATAAAGGTTTGATACTTAAAACAGTTAATGGTGGCAGTAGTTGGTTTAAAGTAAACACAAATACTGATGAAGTAATTTTCGATTTGTCATTTTTTAATTCCCGGAAGGGTATTGCGGTTGGTTGGAATGGAGTAATATTAAATACAAATAACGGCGGTGAAAGCTGGACTAAATCCACTGAACCAATTACTGATAACTATTTAAAATCTATTGATTTGATTAAAGATGGTTATGGTTTAATTGTAGGTGGCGATGGAACAGTTTTAAGAACTGTCAATTTTGGCAAAGATTGGGAAAAGAATAAATTAAATTCTGCCGGCGGATTCCAAAAAGTTAAATTTATTACTGATAACAATTCAATAATTATTGGAAGCCGCGGAACAATATTGATCTCAAAGAATAAAGGTGAAAGTTGGGATCTGGTAGATTCTCACTTCTACTCAAACATGAACGGTTTAGCTATTAGTTCGTACGGACAGGTATTTATAGTTGGTGTGAACGGTACGATTATGAAAATTCAATAA
- the murA gene encoding UDP-N-acetylglucosamine 1-carboxyvinyltransferase — MDKFVIHGGKKLSGKVSVSGAKNSALVLMPATLLNCGLNEIDNTPEVNDIYTMIKLLNQLGVESSFENHKLILDTSNITSQIAPYEHVKKMRASVYVLGPLIARFGFAKVSMPGGCAWGPRPINLHLEAMKKLGTEIKLEEGYIIANAIKLHGAKIHFDVSSVGATGNAMMAATLAKGSTLITNASMEPEITLLADSLKLMGAKINGIGTTTIEIEGVDNLEHSVIHNISDRIEAGTLITAAAITKSKIELEYREQSNIQSELFKFEESGVKINYKNDILEVDAINLIPKSRDITTSVFPGFPTDMQAQWIAYMSLADGTSTVTDSIYHDRFSHVPELNRLGANIEVINNSAVVKGVTQLKGAKVMSTDLRASASLVLGGLAATGTTEVLRIYHIDRGYQRIEEKLRSLGADIERTTTSEY; from the coding sequence TTGGATAAATTTGTAATACACGGCGGTAAAAAATTAAGCGGAAAGGTATCTGTTAGCGGTGCAAAAAATTCTGCCTTAGTCTTAATGCCTGCAACGCTTCTAAATTGTGGACTGAACGAAATTGATAATACACCGGAAGTGAATGATATTTACACTATGATTAAACTCCTAAATCAACTTGGCGTTGAGTCTTCGTTCGAAAATCATAAATTAATTCTGGATACCTCGAATATTACAAGTCAAATAGCTCCTTATGAACATGTAAAAAAAATGCGTGCTTCCGTATATGTTTTAGGACCATTGATTGCCCGGTTCGGATTTGCTAAAGTTTCTATGCCTGGTGGATGTGCATGGGGACCGAGACCCATAAATTTACATCTCGAGGCGATGAAAAAATTGGGAACTGAAATAAAATTAGAAGAAGGTTACATTATTGCGAATGCAATAAAACTCCATGGTGCTAAAATCCATTTTGATGTTTCATCTGTAGGTGCAACCGGAAATGCAATGATGGCGGCTACCTTGGCAAAAGGATCCACATTAATTACTAATGCTTCCATGGAGCCAGAAATTACACTTTTAGCAGACAGCTTAAAATTAATGGGAGCAAAGATTAACGGTATTGGTACAACAACAATTGAGATTGAAGGAGTTGATAATTTAGAACATTCGGTAATTCACAATATATCTGATCGAATTGAAGCCGGGACTTTGATAACTGCAGCCGCTATAACCAAGAGCAAAATTGAGTTGGAATATCGAGAACAATCTAATATTCAATCAGAACTATTCAAATTTGAGGAAAGTGGTGTTAAAATTAATTATAAGAATGATATACTGGAAGTAGATGCCATTAATCTTATCCCTAAGAGCAGAGATATAACAACATCTGTTTTTCCAGGTTTCCCCACAGATATGCAGGCTCAATGGATCGCATATATGTCCCTTGCGGATGGTACTTCAACCGTCACTGATTCGATCTATCATGATCGGTTTAGTCATGTTCCGGAATTGAACCGTCTCGGTGCCAATATTGAAGTCATTAATAACAGCGCAGTAGTAAAAGGGGTTACACAATTGAAGGGAGCAAAAGTAATGTCAACTGATCTTCGTGCAAGTGCATCTCTTGTATTAGGAGGATTAGCAGCTACCGGAACTACTGAAGTACTCCGCATTTATCATATTGATAGAGGCTACCAGCGCATCGAAGAGAAATTACGTTCATTAGGTGCGGATATTGAACGAACTACTACATCGGAATACTAA
- a CDS encoding S9 family peptidase: MKRFRLMLLLLFVFISQIIPQEKLFTVEDVVLNGFKLAPANLRQLNWVPNTDNITWTDGSGTKAAILLTSPKNAKIDTLMKLSDLNSLFASQNEKSINTFPALNWTSSDEFNFWNGKTYYSFNTKYKKLSKINSIKDEAENLNVSPNKKFVAYTYQNNLFLSLDEEKKIQITFDKDSNIVNGQSVHRDEFGINGGIFWSPNSNFIAFYHMDQTMVTDYPLVDLTTTPAHLRNIKYPMTGQTSHQVKVGIYEIKTGKTVWLNTGEPLDQYLTSLTWSPDEKYFFIAHLNRDQNNMRLVKYDVSTGNQIKVLFEEKNDKYVEPLTPLTFLPNSNDKFLFQSQRNGYNHLYLYDIEGNLIRQVTDGKWVVLSLNGFDKSGKNIFISSTKESPLERNYYRVNLENGKMDRLTKESGMHNILPSISSEYFIDSYTNATTPRVINLIDKKGIVIKNLLTADNPLKDYKLGETKIFSIKNEEGIELFCRTITPPNFDQTKKYPVIVYVYGGPHDQEITNSFGTGRYFLWFYMMAQKGYIVFTLDNRGSANRGLEFEQATFRHLGTVEVKDQMAGANYLKSLPYVDPNRFGVYGWSYGGFMTTSLMLRTNNTFKVGACGGAVIDWKFYEVMYGERYMDTPQSNPEGYKEASLLNYVDNLKGKLLLVHGTSDPTVVWQNTLSFAKKCSELNKPLDYYPYVGQPHGVGGKDALQLHTKITNYFLDNL, translated from the coding sequence ATGAAACGATTTAGATTGATGCTGTTATTATTATTTGTTTTTATATCGCAAATTATTCCGCAAGAAAAACTTTTTACGGTTGAAGATGTTGTACTAAATGGTTTTAAATTAGCACCTGCTAATTTGCGTCAATTGAACTGGGTTCCAAATACAGATAACATTACATGGACTGATGGATCCGGTACTAAAGCAGCAATTTTATTAACATCCCCAAAGAATGCAAAGATTGATACTTTAATGAAGCTGAGTGATTTGAATTCATTGTTTGCATCTCAGAATGAAAAATCTATCAATACATTCCCGGCGTTGAACTGGACCTCATCAGATGAATTTAATTTCTGGAATGGGAAAACTTATTATTCGTTTAATACGAAATATAAAAAGCTTTCTAAAATTAATAGCATAAAAGACGAAGCTGAAAATCTTAATGTTTCCCCTAACAAAAAATTTGTAGCATATACCTATCAAAACAATTTATTTCTAAGTCTTGACGAAGAAAAGAAGATTCAAATTACATTCGATAAGGATTCCAACATTGTCAATGGACAATCTGTTCATCGTGATGAGTTCGGCATCAATGGAGGAATATTCTGGTCGCCAAATAGTAATTTTATTGCATTCTACCACATGGATCAGACAATGGTAACGGATTACCCTTTGGTTGATCTTACCACTACCCCGGCACATTTAAGGAATATCAAATATCCAATGACCGGTCAAACGAGTCATCAAGTTAAAGTTGGGATATACGAAATTAAGACAGGCAAAACAGTCTGGCTGAACACCGGAGAGCCGCTTGATCAATATTTAACATCGTTGACCTGGTCGCCAGATGAAAAATATTTTTTCATTGCTCATCTTAATAGAGATCAGAATAATATGCGGTTAGTGAAATATGATGTCTCAACCGGGAACCAAATAAAAGTTTTATTCGAAGAAAAGAATGATAAATACGTTGAACCGTTAACGCCTTTAACTTTTTTACCAAACTCAAACGATAAATTTTTGTTTCAATCACAGAGAAATGGTTATAACCATCTTTACCTTTATGATATTGAAGGAAATTTAATCCGGCAAGTAACAGACGGCAAGTGGGTAGTTCTTTCATTAAACGGTTTTGATAAATCCGGTAAAAATATTTTCATCTCTTCAACAAAAGAATCTCCACTGGAGCGCAATTACTACCGCGTTAATCTCGAAAACGGCAAAATGGATCGCCTCACAAAAGAAAGCGGAATGCATAATATATTACCAAGTATAAGTTCTGAATATTTTATTGATTCATACACAAATGCTACTACCCCACGCGTGATTAATCTAATTGATAAAAAAGGAATAGTTATAAAGAATCTATTGACAGCGGATAACCCACTCAAAGATTATAAACTTGGTGAGACAAAAATATTCAGCATAAAAAATGAAGAAGGGATAGAATTATTCTGCAGAACGATTACGCCACCGAATTTCGATCAAACAAAAAAATATCCTGTAATAGTTTACGTTTACGGTGGACCCCATGATCAAGAAATTACAAATAGTTTCGGGACTGGAAGATACTTCCTCTGGTTCTATATGATGGCACAAAAAGGTTACATTGTATTTACTTTAGATAATCGCGGCTCTGCAAATAGAGGACTCGAGTTTGAACAGGCGACATTCCGTCATCTTGGAACAGTGGAAGTTAAAGACCAAATGGCTGGTGCAAATTATTTAAAATCACTCCCCTACGTTGACCCTAACCGCTTTGGAGTTTACGGCTGGAGTTACGGCGGATTCATGACAACATCATTAATGTTGAGAACAAATAATACATTTAAAGTTGGTGCATGCGGTGGCGCGGTAATAGATTGGAAATTTTATGAAGTTATGTACGGTGAACGATACATGGATACTCCTCAATCAAATCCGGAGGGATATAAAGAAGCAAGTTTATTGAATTATGTTGATAACCTGAAAGGAAAATTATTATTAGTACATGGCACAAGCGATCCTACTGTTGTATGGCAGAATACACTTTCCTTCGCTAAAAAATGTTCTGAATTAAATAAACCGCTCGATTATTACCCTTACGTAGGACAGCCGCACGGGGTTGGCGGAAAAGATGCTTTACAGCTTCATACAAAGATCACTAACTATTTCTTAGATAATTTGTGA
- the tig gene encoding trigger factor, with protein sequence MEIKVNQLTDSQQEVEVNLNYDEILHEIEDAYKEERKTITIDGFRKGKAPMGMIKKFYGEAIEFKASEKIANKKFWDVVDQKELKPISTPQMMDIDFVPGTKLFFKVKYEIKPKLELKNYKGLEVEKPIFVVKDEEVEREIDFLLKPLIKFEPAEIVENKNYRITANLQRIDTEGLPMVGSRSENILIDLSDEKVNLQIKENAQGKKVGQSFNFTFVDEHYHGEDLHKEEFNYVAELSKIEKFVLPELTEEVIKKITKDKAATSEELHSFLKKNIEDYYTKQSEEMLTNNLLGEVVKNNEFTPPSGYVSSVHKRMVELEKENAKRYKNPNFDEKAVSEYYKPRAEWNAKWQIILENLAEIEKIKVEDSELEELAKTEAESTGISVAKLVKYYKDTNRTEMLLEEKVIKFLKESAKIKEIDAEEKIKEKKEKSNEA encoded by the coding sequence TTGGAAATAAAAGTAAATCAGCTTACAGATTCTCAACAAGAAGTTGAAGTGAATCTGAATTATGATGAAATTCTTCATGAAATTGAAGACGCATACAAAGAAGAGAGGAAAACAATCACCATTGATGGCTTTAGAAAAGGAAAAGCCCCGATGGGAATGATTAAAAAATTCTACGGCGAAGCGATTGAATTTAAAGCAAGTGAAAAAATTGCTAATAAAAAGTTTTGGGACGTGGTTGATCAAAAAGAATTAAAACCGATTAGTACTCCTCAAATGATGGACATCGATTTTGTACCCGGCACAAAACTCTTTTTTAAAGTTAAGTATGAAATTAAACCGAAGCTCGAACTGAAAAATTACAAGGGATTGGAAGTTGAAAAACCAATTTTTGTAGTTAAAGATGAGGAAGTTGAACGAGAAATCGATTTCCTATTAAAACCATTAATAAAGTTTGAACCGGCTGAAATAGTTGAAAATAAAAATTATAGAATTACTGCCAATCTGCAGCGGATCGATACGGAAGGTTTGCCAATGGTTGGTTCCAGAAGTGAAAATATTTTAATTGATTTGAGTGATGAAAAAGTAAATCTTCAGATAAAGGAAAATGCACAAGGTAAAAAAGTTGGCCAGTCTTTCAATTTTACTTTTGTTGATGAACATTATCACGGCGAAGATCTTCACAAAGAAGAATTCAATTATGTAGCAGAACTTTCAAAAATTGAAAAATTTGTACTGCCTGAACTAACCGAAGAAGTTATTAAGAAGATAACTAAAGATAAAGCTGCGACTTCAGAAGAACTTCATTCATTCTTGAAAAAGAATATTGAAGATTATTACACGAAGCAATCTGAAGAGATGTTAACAAATAATTTACTCGGCGAAGTAGTGAAAAATAATGAGTTCACTCCCCCATCCGGTTATGTAAGTTCTGTTCACAAACGTATGGTAGAACTAGAGAAAGAAAATGCAAAGCGATATAAGAATCCAAATTTTGACGAAAAAGCAGTTTCAGAATATTATAAACCGAGAGCCGAATGGAATGCTAAATGGCAAATCATTCTTGAAAACCTCGCTGAAATTGAAAAAATCAAAGTAGAAGATTCCGAATTAGAGGAACTTGCAAAAACAGAAGCTGAATCAACTGGAATTTCGGTAGCTAAACTGGTTAAGTACTACAAAGACACCAACCGTACCGAAATGTTATTGGAAGAAAAAGTTATCAAATTCTTAAAAGAATCTGCAAAGATTAAAGAGATTGACGCTGAAGAAAAAATAAAAGAGAAAAAGGAAAAATCAAATGAAGCATGA
- a CDS encoding ATP-dependent Clp protease proteolytic subunit encodes MKHDILTESQLIKKFEIYNQLVPYVIEQTGRGERGMDIFSRLLRERIIFLGTAIDDHVASLTIAQLLFLEAEDSEKDINLYLNSPGGSVSAGLAIYDTMKYVRSKVSTICVGLAASMGAVLLAGGEAGKRSALPNAKIMIHQPWVGGLQGQTTDIEIHAKEMVKTRTTLYNILVENTGKTYEQIASDCDRDYYLSAEEAKEYKLIDTILVHRASPNENTPKK; translated from the coding sequence ATGAAGCATGATATTCTCACTGAATCTCAATTGATTAAAAAGTTCGAAATTTACAATCAGCTTGTTCCCTATGTTATTGAACAAACCGGTCGCGGTGAACGCGGTATGGATATTTTTTCGCGATTGCTTAGAGAGAGAATCATTTTTCTTGGTACAGCAATAGACGACCATGTTGCCAGTTTAACAATTGCACAATTACTTTTTCTTGAGGCAGAAGATTCAGAAAAAGATATTAATCTTTATCTGAATTCACCGGGAGGAAGTGTTTCCGCCGGACTTGCTATATATGATACAATGAAATACGTCCGTTCTAAAGTTTCAACAATTTGTGTTGGTCTTGCAGCAAGTATGGGTGCAGTACTTCTTGCTGGCGGAGAAGCCGGCAAACGATCTGCTCTTCCAAATGCTAAGATAATGATCCATCAACCTTGGGTTGGAGGTTTACAAGGACAAACAACCGATATTGAGATTCATGCCAAAGAGATGGTAAAAACAAGAACAACTCTTTATAACATTCTTGTCGAAAATACCGGGAAGACTTACGAACAAATTGCATCCGATTGCGACCGTGATTATTATCTTTCGGCAGAAGAAGCAAAAGAATACAAACTCATTGATACCATTTTAGTGCATAGAGCATCACCAAACGAAAATACTCCTAAAAAATAA
- a CDS encoding CCA tRNA nucleotidyltransferase, producing the protein MNFEDQLKEYTFLREASVLARSRSEELFLIGGFVRDIVLQRSRSEMDFLVVGSGPQFAQQFANSLGVKNISIYKNFGTAHFIYENISLEFVGARKESYLRESRNPIVEIGTLDDDINRRDFTINTLAVSLNEEDFGKLIDKFNGLIDIENKLIRTPLDPFQTFDDDPLRIMRAFRFASQLNFIIDKSVIEAAGSMADRLTIVSQERITDEFMKILASPKPSIGLINLFESGVMKVVFPEIHKLAGVEQRKDFHHKDVFYHTCIVVDNIASVTENIWLRFAALVHDIAKPQTKRFVEGTGWTFHGHEELGARMMKTIFNRMKLPLTKLDYIEKLVRLHLRPIALVDEVVTDSAIRRLIVSADEDLDDLITLCRADITSKNPSKVSRYLENYEIVMQKVKDVRERDQLRAFQSPVRGEEIMRVCNIPPSKLVGEIKTAIEEAILDGKIANNYEESFEYFLRIKDDFLHKNQ; encoded by the coding sequence ATGAATTTTGAAGATCAGTTAAAAGAATATACATTTTTAAGAGAAGCATCAGTATTAGCTAGATCTCGTTCTGAAGAATTGTTTCTTATAGGTGGATTTGTTAGAGACATTGTCTTGCAACGATCTCGAAGCGAGATGGATTTTCTTGTCGTAGGAAGCGGACCTCAATTTGCTCAACAATTTGCAAACTCACTTGGTGTAAAAAACATTTCGATCTATAAAAATTTTGGTACTGCACATTTCATTTACGAAAATATATCACTTGAATTTGTAGGAGCACGTAAAGAATCATATTTAAGGGAGAGCAGAAACCCCATTGTTGAAATTGGAACTCTTGATGATGATATTAACCGGCGTGATTTTACAATAAATACTCTTGCGGTTTCATTAAATGAAGAAGACTTTGGAAAATTAATAGATAAGTTTAACGGCCTAATTGATATTGAAAATAAGTTAATCCGTACACCATTAGATCCTTTTCAAACATTTGATGACGATCCGCTTAGAATCATGCGTGCATTTAGGTTTGCTTCGCAACTAAATTTTATTATAGATAAATCGGTAATTGAAGCTGCCGGGTCAATGGCTGATCGTCTTACTATTGTATCTCAAGAAAGAATTACAGATGAGTTTATGAAAATTCTCGCCTCGCCAAAACCTTCGATCGGGTTGATAAATTTGTTCGAGAGCGGAGTGATGAAAGTAGTTTTTCCTGAAATACATAAATTGGCAGGAGTTGAACAAAGAAAAGATTTTCATCACAAGGATGTTTTTTACCATACTTGTATAGTAGTTGATAATATTGCCTCAGTGACCGAAAATATTTGGCTACGGTTTGCAGCTCTAGTTCATGATATTGCAAAACCTCAAACAAAAAGGTTTGTTGAGGGAACAGGCTGGACTTTTCACGGGCATGAAGAACTCGGTGCCCGTATGATGAAAACTATTTTCAACCGTATGAAACTTCCTTTGACAAAATTAGATTACATTGAAAAGCTAGTACGGCTTCACCTTCGTCCAATAGCATTAGTTGATGAAGTAGTTACCGATTCAGCAATACGCCGGTTAATTGTCTCTGCAGACGAAGATCTGGATGATTTGATAACGCTTTGTAGGGCAGATATAACAAGTAAAAATCCTTCAAAAGTTTCTCGCTATCTAGAGAACTACGAAATTGTAATGCAGAAGGTTAAGGATGTCAGAGAGAGAGATCAACTAAGAGCTTTTCAATCTCCGGTAAGAGGCGAGGAGATTATGAGAGTTTGCAATATACCTCCATCAAAATTAGTTGGCGAAATAAAGACCGCAATTGAAGAAGCCATTCTCGATGGTAAAATTGCAAACAACTATGAAGAATCATTTGAATATTTTTTAAGAATAAAAGATGACTTTCTTCATAAGAATCAATAA